The bacterium genome includes a region encoding these proteins:
- a CDS encoding HAMP domain-containing sensor histidine kinase translates to AVDGASSDTVKIQGMTFLLAVAPLADERGLRGFVVTLTDITELARIDRMKTDVMHILSHDLKSPLGTIRGFAELLSDREVSRDERLEYVGHLAAETDKLLKLIETFLDVSRLEGGRRRGQFLPVDLCAVAEEVIELGRITANQAGKTLVLDRPPAVTAILADVNLVSRALANLLDNAVKYAPAGTDVTVAVRELERAVEVSVTDEGPGIEPEEREHIFEKFYRAKAARDVGGTGLGLSFVAQVARLHRAEVLVASTPGKGATFTLRFNKPDLEGDEPREIEDTEA, encoded by the coding sequence GCCGTGGACGGGGCCAGCAGCGACACGGTGAAAATCCAGGGGATGACCTTCCTGCTGGCGGTGGCCCCCCTGGCCGACGAGCGCGGCCTGCGCGGATTCGTCGTCACCCTCACCGACATCACCGAGCTGGCCCGCATAGACCGGATGAAGACCGACGTGATGCACATCCTTTCGCACGACCTGAAGAGTCCGCTGGGGACCATCCGCGGCTTCGCCGAGCTCCTCTCGGACCGGGAGGTCTCCCGGGACGAGCGCCTCGAGTACGTGGGGCACCTGGCCGCCGAAACGGACAAGCTCCTCAAGCTCATCGAGACGTTCCTCGACGTGAGCCGTCTGGAGGGCGGCCGGCGGCGGGGCCAGTTCCTCCCCGTGGACCTCTGCGCGGTGGCCGAGGAGGTCATCGAGTTGGGGCGCATCACCGCCAACCAGGCCGGCAAGACCCTGGTCCTCGACCGCCCCCCCGCGGTGACCGCCATCCTGGCCGACGTGAACCTGGTCAGCCGGGCGCTGGCGAATTTGTTGGACAACGCCGTCAAGTACGCCCCCGCCGGGACCGACGTGACGGTGGCCGTCCGGGAGCTCGAGCGGGCGGTGGAGGTGTCGGTGACCGACGAGGGGCCGGGGATCGAGCCGGAGGAGCGGGAGCACATCTTCGAGAAGTTCTACCGGGCGAAGGCGGCGCGGGACGTGGGCGGCACCGGGCTCGGCCTCTCCTTCGTGGCCCAGGTGGCCCGGCTGCACCGCGCCGAGGTCCTGGTGGCCTCCACCCCCGGCAAGGGCGCCACCTTCACCCTCCGCTTCAACAAACCGGATCTGGAGGGGGATGAGCCGAGGGAGATCGAGGACACCGAGGCGTGA